A genomic segment from Gracilinanus agilis isolate LMUSP501 chromosome 1, AgileGrace, whole genome shotgun sequence encodes:
- the C3 gene encoding complement C3 — MPQDAKKSMELNICTRYLGETDATMSILDISMMTGFSPDTEDLNKLSKGKDRYISKYELSKAVADKNTLIIYLDKISHTEEECLTFRIHQYFDVGLIQPGAVKVYSYYNLEESCTKFYHPSKEDGLLNKICHKDVCRCAEENCFLHREDENPLTRQQRFEEACEPGVDYVYKVQVTKIDQTDSFDDYLMLIKDVIKSGSDENPRGKIRKFISPVKCRESLLLQEGNDYLIWGVSSDLWKMNSELNYIIGKDTWVEPWPQEDSCQDEENQMLCKDLEVFAENMVSFGCPN, encoded by the exons ATGCCTCAGGATGCCAAGAAATCGATGGAACTTAACATCTGCACTAG GTACCTTGGTGAAACTGATGCTACTATGTCAATTCTGGATATCTCGATGATGACTGGCTTTTCTCCAGACACAGAAGATCTCAATAAA CTGAGTAAGGGCAAGGACAGATACATCTCCAAATATGAGCTGAGCAAGGCTGTGGCTGATAAGAACACTCTTATAATTTACCTGGACAAG ATTTCCCACACCGAAGAGGAGTGCTTAACCTTCAGAATCCATCAATATTTTGATGTGGGTCTCATCCAGCCTGGGGCAGTCAAGGTCTACTCCTACTACAACTTAG agGAAAGCTGTACCAAGTTCTACCATCCAAGCAAGGAAGATGGTTTACTCAACAAGATTTGCCACAAAGATGTGTGCCGTTGTGCTGAGG AAAATTGCTTCCTACATAGAGAGGATGAAAATCCATTGACAAGGCAACAGAGATTTGAAGAGGCTTGTGAGCCTGGAGTGGACTATG TATATAAGGTCCAGGTGACCAAAATTGATCAGACTGACAGCTTCGATGACTACCTGATGCTCATCAAAGACGTCATCAAGTCCG GATCCGATGAGAATCCTCGGGGCAAGATTCGCAAGTTCATCAGCCCTGTGAAGTGCCGGGAGTCCCTACTGCTACAGGAGGGCAACGATTACCTGATCTGGGGCGTCTCCTCTGACCTGTGGAAGATGAATTCAGA GCTTAATTACAtcattggcaaagatacttgggtGGAGCCGTGGCCACAAGAAGACAGCTGTCAGGATGAAGAGAATCAGATGCTGTGTAAGGATCTGGAGGTCTTTGCTGAAAACATGGTCTCCTTTGGCTGCCCCAACTAA
- the TNFSF14 gene encoding tumor necrosis factor ligand superfamily member 14 isoform X3, which translates to MADPGIHPSVFVVDGQTDVPFTRLGGSKPRAFQRAQLGLGLLLLLALAGVAIEGYFLWSFHWDLMALRLRLPGEESSLEKLVQERRSYQDKPAAHLTGVNSSLVMNGGPLLWEAHLGLAFLRDLKYQKGSLVCTQPGYYYIYSKVQLGGVGCPGGSMAGGPVTHGLYKRTPRYPKDLELLVSRRSSCGWAGTSAKVWWDSSFLGGVVHLEAGEEVFVRVPEERLVRVKDGTRSYFGAFMV; encoded by the exons ATGGCAGATCCAGGCATTCATCCATCGGTGTTCGTcgtggatggacagacagacgtGCCCTTCACCCGGCTGGGAGGGAGCAAGCCTCGGGCATTTCAGAGAGCTCAGCTGGGTCTGGGGCTCCTGCTGCTCCTGGCACTGGCTGGTGTGGCCATCGAGGGCTACTTTCTATGGAGCTTCCATTGGGACCTGATGGCCCTTCGCCTGCGTCTACCA GGGGAGGAGAGCTCCTTGGAAAAGCTGGTTCAGG AGCGGAGATCCTATCAGGACAAGCCAGCAGCTCACCTTACAG gGGTCAACTCAAGCTTGGTAATGAATGGCGGACCACTGCTCTGGGAGGCCCACTTGGGTCTCGCTTTTCTTCGAGATCTGAAATATCAAAAAGGGTCACTGGTGTGTACCCAGCCTGGCTACTATTACATCTATTCCAAGGTGCAGCTTGGTGGTGTTGGATGCCCTGGAGGGTCAATGGCTGGTGGACCTGTTACCCATGGGCTCTACAAGCGAACACCGAGATACCCCAAGGACCTGGAGCTGCTGGTCAGCCGTCGATCCTCCTGCGGGTGGGCAGGGACCTCAGCCAAAGTCTGGTGGGACAGCAGTTTCCTAGGTGGTGTGGTCCACCTTGAGGCTGGCGAGGAAGTCTTTGTCCGAGTGCCAGAAGAGAGACTGGTCAGGGTCAAGGATGGGACTCGCTCCTATTTTGGGGCCTTCATGGTTTAa
- the TNFSF14 gene encoding tumor necrosis factor ligand superfamily member 14 isoform X2 — translation MADPGIHPSVFVVDGQTDVPFTRLGGSKPRAFQRAQLGLGLLLLLALAGVAIEGYFLWSFHWDLMALRLRLPVSAPSSLEKLVQERRSYQDKPAAHLTGVNSSLVMNGGPLLWEAHLGLAFLRDLKYQKGSLVCTQPGYYYIYSKVQLGGVGCPGGSMAGGPVTHGLYKRTPRYPKDLELLVSRRSSCGWAGTSAKVWWDSSFLGGVVHLEAGEEVFVRVPEERLVRVKDGTRSYFGAFMV, via the exons ATGGCAGATCCAGGCATTCATCCATCGGTGTTCGTcgtggatggacagacagacgtGCCCTTCACCCGGCTGGGAGGGAGCAAGCCTCGGGCATTTCAGAGAGCTCAGCTGGGTCTGGGGCTCCTGCTGCTCCTGGCACTGGCTGGTGTGGCCATCGAGGGCTACTTTCTATGGAGCTTCCATTGGGACCTGATGGCCCTTCGCCTGCGTCTACCAGTGAGTGCACCA AGCTCCTTGGAAAAGCTGGTTCAGG AGCGGAGATCCTATCAGGACAAGCCAGCAGCTCACCTTACAG gGGTCAACTCAAGCTTGGTAATGAATGGCGGACCACTGCTCTGGGAGGCCCACTTGGGTCTCGCTTTTCTTCGAGATCTGAAATATCAAAAAGGGTCACTGGTGTGTACCCAGCCTGGCTACTATTACATCTATTCCAAGGTGCAGCTTGGTGGTGTTGGATGCCCTGGAGGGTCAATGGCTGGTGGACCTGTTACCCATGGGCTCTACAAGCGAACACCGAGATACCCCAAGGACCTGGAGCTGCTGGTCAGCCGTCGATCCTCCTGCGGGTGGGCAGGGACCTCAGCCAAAGTCTGGTGGGACAGCAGTTTCCTAGGTGGTGTGGTCCACCTTGAGGCTGGCGAGGAAGTCTTTGTCCGAGTGCCAGAAGAGAGACTGGTCAGGGTCAAGGATGGGACTCGCTCCTATTTTGGGGCCTTCATGGTTTAa
- the TNFSF14 gene encoding tumor necrosis factor ligand superfamily member 14 isoform X1, giving the protein MADPGIHPSVFVVDGQTDVPFTRLGGSKPRAFQRAQLGLGLLLLLALAGVAIEGYFLWSFHWDLMALRLRLPVSAPAHSLEKLVQERRSYQDKPAAHLTGVNSSLVMNGGPLLWEAHLGLAFLRDLKYQKGSLVCTQPGYYYIYSKVQLGGVGCPGGSMAGGPVTHGLYKRTPRYPKDLELLVSRRSSCGWAGTSAKVWWDSSFLGGVVHLEAGEEVFVRVPEERLVRVKDGTRSYFGAFMV; this is encoded by the exons ATGGCAGATCCAGGCATTCATCCATCGGTGTTCGTcgtggatggacagacagacgtGCCCTTCACCCGGCTGGGAGGGAGCAAGCCTCGGGCATTTCAGAGAGCTCAGCTGGGTCTGGGGCTCCTGCTGCTCCTGGCACTGGCTGGTGTGGCCATCGAGGGCTACTTTCTATGGAGCTTCCATTGGGACCTGATGGCCCTTCGCCTGCGTCTACCAGTGAGTGCACCAGCTCA CTCCTTGGAAAAGCTGGTTCAGG AGCGGAGATCCTATCAGGACAAGCCAGCAGCTCACCTTACAG gGGTCAACTCAAGCTTGGTAATGAATGGCGGACCACTGCTCTGGGAGGCCCACTTGGGTCTCGCTTTTCTTCGAGATCTGAAATATCAAAAAGGGTCACTGGTGTGTACCCAGCCTGGCTACTATTACATCTATTCCAAGGTGCAGCTTGGTGGTGTTGGATGCCCTGGAGGGTCAATGGCTGGTGGACCTGTTACCCATGGGCTCTACAAGCGAACACCGAGATACCCCAAGGACCTGGAGCTGCTGGTCAGCCGTCGATCCTCCTGCGGGTGGGCAGGGACCTCAGCCAAAGTCTGGTGGGACAGCAGTTTCCTAGGTGGTGTGGTCCACCTTGAGGCTGGCGAGGAAGTCTTTGTCCGAGTGCCAGAAGAGAGACTGGTCAGGGTCAAGGATGGGACTCGCTCCTATTTTGGGGCCTTCATGGTTTAa